CGCTGGTCTTCGCTAGCCTGTGGATTGCGGGCAAGTCGTGACCCAGCGGATCATTCGTTTCAGTGCTGCGGTGCCGGGCTCCGGCGCCGCCCGTAGCGAGGTGACGGCATGAGCACCCACACCGAGCACCAGGCCCCGCAGGGCCGGGAGCGGCTCGACGTGAACGACCCCCGGCTCTCCCGGTTCGACATCGTCGAGGAGGGCGCCCGGCGGGACGACATCGAGATCGTCCACTACGAGCCGCAGGTCATCCCCGGCACCAAGGCCGAGCGCCGGCTGACCCGGCTGGTCGCCGGGATGTTCCTGCTGACCGGCCTGGCCGCGACCGCCTTCCTGGTCATCTACATCTGGTGGCCGTGGAGGTACGAGGCCGGCCGCGGCGGCGACAAGTACTTCACCCCGCTGCTCGGCCTCACCCTGGGCGTCGCGCTCCTCGGCATCGGTTTCGGCATCCTCACCTGGGGCAAGAAGCTGCTGCCCAAGGAGGTCTCGATCCAGGACCGCCACGACCAGCCCGGCTCGCCGGAGGAGCGCAAGATCACCGGCGAGACCATGCTCTACATGGCCGACGAGATGGGTATCCGGCGCCGGCCGCTGCTCGGCATCTCGCTGCTGGCCGGCCTCGCGCCGGTCGGTGCGGTCGTCGCGGCCCCGCTGGTCGGTGGCCTGATCTCCCAGCCGCACAAGAACAACCAGATGTTCACCACCGGCTTCGCGCCGGCCGAGGGCGGCAAGAAGATCCGGCTGGTCACCCAGGACGGCCGGCCGATCCGCCCGGCGGACATCAGCGCGGGCGGCCAGATCACTGCCTTCCCCGGCATTGAGCACGGCGTGAGCAACAAGCATGCCGACTCGCCGACGCTGCTGATCCACATGCGCGAGGACGACGCGCAGAAGTCGCGCGCGGCCAACGCCCGGCCGGATGTCGGCCACGGCGACTACATGTGGGGCAACTACGCGGCGTTCTCCAAGATCTGCACGCACGCCGGCTGCCCGGCCAGTCTCTACGAGCAGCAGACCAACCGGCTGCTCTGCCCCTGTCACCAGTCGCAGTTCCTCATCACCGACAACGCCCGGCCGATCTTCGGCCCGGCCAGCCGGCGGCTGCCGCAGCTGCCGATCGAGGTGGACGAGGAGGGCTTCTTCGTGGCGAAGTCCGACTACACCGAAACCATCGGTCCCGACTTCTGGGAGCGGCCATGAAGCGCCGAAAGTTTGACGTAGCAGCGGTGCCGGG
The window above is part of the Micromonospora inositola genome. Proteins encoded here:
- the qcrA gene encoding cytochrome bc1 complex Rieske iron-sulfur subunit encodes the protein MSTHTEHQAPQGRERLDVNDPRLSRFDIVEEGARRDDIEIVHYEPQVIPGTKAERRLTRLVAGMFLLTGLAATAFLVIYIWWPWRYEAGRGGDKYFTPLLGLTLGVALLGIGFGILTWGKKLLPKEVSIQDRHDQPGSPEERKITGETMLYMADEMGIRRRPLLGISLLAGLAPVGAVVAAPLVGGLISQPHKNNQMFTTGFAPAEGGKKIRLVTQDGRPIRPADISAGGQITAFPGIEHGVSNKHADSPTLLIHMREDDAQKSRAANARPDVGHGDYMWGNYAAFSKICTHAGCPASLYEQQTNRLLCPCHQSQFLITDNARPIFGPASRRLPQLPIEVDEEGFFVAKSDYTETIGPDFWERP